Below is a window of Nicotiana tabacum cultivar K326 chromosome 19, ASM71507v2, whole genome shotgun sequence DNA.
GCTGCGACTCTCAGATCGTGGTCAACCAAGTTACAggaactttccaaatcaaggagcaGAGGTTACGAAAATACCACACCGAAATCTGCAAACTACTACCCGAGTTCGACGAATGTCAGCTCGACCAGATTCCCCGAACAAAGAATATTGAGGCGGACGTCCTCGCCAAATTAGTGGCAACCACCAAAAACATCACAATCGGAGACCAAAATATGGTTCACCTCCTCAACTCGTCGgtagaccaaatcgaggtaagaactataaacctaacttgggacaGGCGCAACCGTATTATTACATATTTGCAGGACGACGCACTCCCCAGTGACAATAAAAGGCCAAGAAGCTGCGAATGCAAGCGGCCAGGTACAACCTCGTTCACAACTACCTGTACAAAAGGACATATGGCGCCTCCCCTAGCGAAATGCTTGGGTCCAAATCAGACGTGGCGCGTCCTTGAAGAAGTGTACGAACGCCACTGTGGAGCTCATTTCGGCAATCGAGCGTTGGTCAGGTGCCTCATacgagcaggatactattggcccaccatgaaaaatgAGGCCGAAGATTTCGTAAACTAATGTGAGCAATGCCAGAAGTACGCCCCAATGATCCACCAGGCACACAAACATCTACACTCAGTAACTTTCCCTTAGTCGTTCATCAAATGAGGAATGAATATCGTGGGCCCTTTCCCGGCCGGACGAGGTAACGTACCATTTCTcctagttttaactgactatttctctaaatggctggaagcaggagcattcgctCAAATACGCGAATAGGAAGTAATCACCTTCATATGGAAGAACATCATATGCCGTTTTGGgctccccaaagaaatcagttatGACAACGGACCTCAATTTGCAGGAAATAGGGTCATCGACTTTTACGAAAAAAGGCACATCAAAATAATACTATCAATGCCTTACCACCCCGCGGGTAATGGGCAAGCGAAATCCTCCAACAAgtcaatactgaacatcatgaagaagaagctCGAAGACGCAAAGGGACTGTGGCCGGAGATATTACCAGAAGTActctgggcctaccgaacaacgccAAAAACGAGCACAGGGGAAACGCCATACTcgttagtctatgggactgatgcagtaataccagtcgaggtcggAGAGCCCAGCATAAGATACTTCCGTGAAAGAGGACCCTAGAACGATGACGGTAGAAGGCAGGAGCTCGATGAAGTCAaggaacgaagagatatggcctatGTGAGAATGGTCGCCCAAAAGCGGCAAGCAGAACACTACTATAACAAAAGAGCAAAGATCAGGCCACTTAAAGTCAGGGACTACGTGCTgaaagctaaaacacaagcaagcaaaaATCTACGAGAAGGCAAACTAGGAGAAAACTGGGACGGCCCCTACAAAGTCACGGCAACGGCAAGCAAATGGTCATTCACACTAGAAATAATGGAAGGAAAgcgactaccaaacaactggaacattaCACACCTCAAGTACTTTAACTTTTAAAGGAAGAGGTCCCCAAAGTCGCATTATTTTTCCCTTACTCGAAGTTTTGTCCTAATTGGGTTTTCTCGAGGAGGTTTTTAACCAGGTGAGGACGAGGATACTTTAGGATTGAGGTGCACACAGACGAGGGCACTGAACGACTAGTTCATTGCTCGATCTCTCACTATTTTTCCAGTTCGACCAATGAAAGGACTAGATAGACTGTGACTGGGACTGAACTACCAGCCAGCGCCCAAAAAATAtgtaaatctctccaagaatATGAATAAAGCATAAGCATATAAAGTTTATCCCCGTTCTCCCCAagtaaaggttacattcgacctcgttcgaattaacacttATTCGGCCCACGACCTCAATTAAGTAagggttatattcgacctcgttcgaattaacaccctttCGGCCCACGACCTCAATTAAGTAAGGGTTATATTCGACTTggttcgaattaacaccttttTCGGCCCATGACCTCAATTAAGTAAGgattacattcgacctcgttcgaattaacacttTTTCGGCCCACAACCTCAATTAAGTAAGGGTtgcattcgacctcgttcgaattaacaccttttCGGCCCACTGCCCCAATTAagtaaaggttacattcgacctcgttcgaattaacatcTTTTCGGCCTACAACCTCAATTATGTAAGggttacattcgaccttgttcgaattaacaCATTTTCGGTCCACGGTCTCAATTAAGTAAGgattacattcgacctcgttcgaattaacacctatttGGCCCACAACCTCGATTAAGGGTTACATTCAACCTCGTTCAAATTAACACTTTTTCGGCCCATGtcctcaattaattaaaggttacatcCGACCTCAATCGAATTAACACCTTTTCGGCCTATGgcctcaattaattaaaggttacacCCGACCTCGTTCGAATTGACTCTTATTCGGCCTACGACCTCAAATAATTAAATGTTatgttcgacctcattcgaattaacacctactcgGCCCACAGTCTTAACTAAATGAAGGCTACTTTCAACCTTGTTTAGCCTACTCAAATGAATTAGTTACGACAAAGGCAATCAAGCAATGAAATCAGAAAAAAGCACACAAACTCGAACAAAGAAAAGGAATCAGGTACGAATAATAAAACACTTCATACTTTGAATAGTTGTTCTTTACAAAGGCTCGAATCCTCGCCTACAAACAATATGCACAAATCTGCGGCTAAACAAAAAAGAACAACTAATCACCACGAGCTTTATCGCCCAGACCGTCTCCACCTACCACATCGCCATCGCTAGCGGGATATTCACCCTCGTACCAGGCGGCCTATTCAATCTGATCCACACCCGCATTCTCCTCCTCGTCGTCAGCTTACGGTCTAGCGGGATCATATCCACAAGCAAACCGAGCCTCACACGCCTTAGCACGAGCATCCTCGAGGTCGGCTTCTGAAACAACCCCCGCCCCCATCAGATCCCTGAATATGTCCAGCTAAGCCTCAGCATGAATCCATTCCTCGTACAAATCCAGCGGAACATCAGGGAAAGCAGAAGTCCGGGATGAGGACGGCTAAGCCAACAACTGCGCTTTCTCGGCCTCGAGAGCAGCAACCCGATCTCTAATGCTCGAAGCCTCTTTTTCCAGCTCTCCTACCCGCTCATCAAGTCGCTTCTCTCTGAGCTTGGCCGTCTCCAGGGAACTCTCCCTCTCAGAAAGCAGGACGCGGATCACGATTGTAAAAATTTTCGCTCTTCTCACATCCGACAACTGAGCCGACTCCGCCTTCTCTAAGCTCGCTGCCTTTTCAGCAACCTCACCACTCAGAGCATCTGCTTTGAGTTGGTACTCCTCAAGCTTGGCGCGCTGTGAAACCACCTGATCCTGAAGATCGACGCATTGGGCCTCAACCCCCTTACTGACTATAAGTTCTTCCTCTTTATCCCTCAACGCCCCCTCGAGGATGCTGCATTTTCTGATGACCCTCACCAACTCATCGTCCTTCTCCGTCAAATCGTCTCGGAGAGCCCGAAAATTACTGCTCCCACCAAGCCTCCTGCAAAGCTCGCGATGTTTATCACGGTATTCGCGATACTTCCGCTCCATCTTCTGAAAAATGGCCTTACGCCTCTCCTCCCGCCGGGAACTCTCGATCTCCAAAATCACAGTCTGAAAGAAAGACAAAAAACAAGGAATAAGAACAAAACTGagctcaacaaaaaaaaaatcaaaaggctCACCCTGAGAGTGAGGCCGGCTATACTCCTCGACAAAGTAGCATCCTTTAACTTCTCAAGGGTCTTACCCTCCACATCAGAACAGagaggaccaagagaagggaCCACGTCCTCGGTATCCACCAGCAAATCCCGGTCTAAGGGGATCGCAATGGTTCGCGTGGTCCTCTCCAATCTCACCTCAAGTCGAGTAAGCCCTTCCCCAATCATCCTCACCTCCTCGATGTCCATGTCGTAGCCCGTTTCGTAACCTTCCTCGGCTATGCTTTTACCCTTTGCGTCAACCCGGGAAGAAGGACCCTTGGCTGGTAGCGAGGCTGATGTCTCATCCTGCCATAAGGCGTCATGGACTCTCGCCGACGGCCCTTCAAAGTTCATCACGGTCTCGGGGAGAGACGTACCCTCCTCGGTCCCCAGTGACGGCAGAATCGTGAGCGACAACTCAACATCAACTCCGATGTTTATGGTCGACGTTTCTCGAATGACGAAATCACTCATTACCGAACTCGCCACTCGGACGGCATCATTGCCGACATCTACATATCACCTCTTACGGGGGAGCAAGTTATCATTATTCGGCGATAACTCCTCCTCATCGTCCTCGTCTACTAGATGGCGTAGAGGGGAGGTCAAGATCCTTGCCGCAGGTGTAGTCGACGACCGAGCGAACCTCAACGCAACAGAAGGAATAGAAGTTGCCTTCCTTTTACGGAATGCTAAAGTTGGAGCCTTCGACCTCCTTGAAGACCCTCGAGCTGAAAAAGGAAGCCAAAAATTTTTTTAGAAGACTATCACCTCTTGTGAAAAATCGTGACGAACAGACGACAACGCTGTCAAAACGACAGAGAAAGGATAACAAGTACCCATGTATAAATAAAAACATATAGACGAACTCACCAGTCACGGAAGGTGCGGGCCCAAATTTCTTGATGAAAGTTGTCCATTCACGAATCCCCAATGTGTGAGGTAAGACTTGGCTGACCCAGTCGTGGATGTCCCTAACCAAAGGAGGGGGCGAAGTCTCGGCTGCACAAAGAAAGGACGGAATGTCAGGTCATGACTAAAACGGATAAAATAAGTTCGAAAGAAAATACTTACGGGCATAATTCCAAGCCTCAGGCAACCCGCTCGCGTTGGCTACCATGTCCTCGGTCTTGACGAAGAAATCGATTCGCCTTATCGTCCATCTTTACCACCAAACTCTTACTTCCTCGATGGCGAAGATGCAACATCATCTCCCTATAGAAACTGGGGGCGAAGAGATGCATCAGGTGGCGAAGAGAGACCCCACGGCCAGCCAACTCTGCATATTTTGCCAACATACGGATAAGCTTATAGACGTAGGGGGAAAGTTGAGCCGGGTAGACGCCATAGTAACGGCAAACTCCTCCGCCAATGGGAGAAGAGGAAAGGAATAACCTACAAAGAACGGGTACGCGTAGAACGCGCGATAACCCAGGTGATGTATCTGTACCACATCGCACCCCACCGGAATCAGATCGATGTAAGCCGGGATTTTGGACTTTGCCCTGAACTCGGCAAGGTCGGCCTCGTTCATCATCGACTTTGAGGCCTCGGAATCGTCTTCAGGCAATTTCGAAAAATCAGATTTATTCTCACTACGAAGAATTATTTCCTCTACCATAGGAAACCTCTCGTCTTCAAGGGCAACAGAGACATCGTCACCGTGAGGAGGCATACGCACCACCAAAGGGGTAGGACCAGCCTCCATGCGAGAACCAGAAGGTGCGTTAACCATATTCTCGAGAAAGAAGGTTTTAAACGCAGAAGGGTTGAAAATAGTAAGAATCACTAAAATTGCTAAGGAGCTTCGAACAATGGAGAGAGAAAAAAATACAAAGTATGCCGAGTATCAGAGGATTTGTAAATGTTAAAACGTTGCCCACACATCCCTATTTATAAGGATACATGCATCAAAATCGAGAAATCAGGCCATCATTACCCAGCGCAAGTATCGAAACATCACATGCGCAGGAAACGACGCAAGGTGTCAGGAAAACGCGTCATAATGATGCATAATATCGTGACGTCATTCTGAAACAATGCATCCCTAAAGTT
It encodes the following:
- the LOC142173334 gene encoding uncharacterized protein LOC142173334, whose translation is MERKYREYRDKHRELCRRLGGSSNFRALRDDLTEKDDELVRVIRKCSILEGALRDKEEELIVSKGVEAQCVDLQDQVVSQRAKLEEYQLKADALSGEVAEKAASLEKAESAQLSDVRRAKIFTIVIRVLLSERESSLETAKLREKRLDERVGELEKEASSIRDRVAALEAEKAQLLA